The Deltaproteobacteria bacterium genome contains a region encoding:
- the speB gene encoding agmatinase, translating into MKPYSVSFGGIPDKYSSWKNSAFAVIPFPIDTTTTYVSGARNGPRAILDAACHMELFDEENKIEPYRAGIFTVPEVPLVTTGPLPMLKDVERKVRSVVKAGKFPVLLGGEHTGTGAAVAALRKKYGELTVLQFDAHADLRDRYLGTQWNHACVGRRILDAGAKLVQVGIRSMSEEEDRFLKKSENVKTFFASEVKSNLGDVTKGIVGDLSGNVYVTVDLDVFDTGIMPAVGTPEPGGLNWYEAIDILRDVVLSDCNIVGFDIMELAPIPGMVAPDFLAAKLCYRMMGWLCAKREER; encoded by the coding sequence GTGAAGCCATACTCTGTAAGTTTCGGGGGGATCCCCGACAAGTACTCCTCCTGGAAGAATTCGGCTTTCGCCGTCATACCGTTTCCGATCGACACCACGACCACATACGTCTCGGGCGCCCGGAACGGTCCCAGGGCGATCCTGGACGCCGCCTGCCACATGGAGCTCTTCGACGAGGAGAACAAGATCGAGCCGTACAGGGCCGGGATATTCACTGTCCCGGAAGTTCCGCTCGTGACCACCGGGCCGCTCCCCATGCTCAAGGACGTGGAGCGAAAGGTCAGGTCGGTCGTCAAGGCAGGGAAGTTTCCCGTTCTTCTCGGCGGGGAACACACGGGGACGGGAGCGGCGGTGGCGGCGCTGCGGAAGAAATACGGGGAGCTGACGGTCCTCCAGTTCGACGCCCACGCGGACCTGCGGGACCGCTACCTGGGGACCCAGTGGAACCACGCATGCGTCGGGAGGCGCATACTCGACGCCGGCGCGAAGCTCGTCCAGGTGGGGATCCGCAGCATGTCCGAGGAGGAAGACCGGTTCCTGAAGAAATCGGAAAACGTGAAGACCTTCTTCGCTTCCGAGGTGAAGTCCAACCTGGGCGACGTAACGAAGGGGATCGTCGGCGATCTCTCCGGGAACGTGTACGTCACGGTCGACCTGGACGTTTTCGACACCGGCATCATGCCGGCCGTGGGGACGCCGGAGCCCGGCGGACTGAACTGGTACGAGGCTATCGACATCCTCAGGGACGTCGTCCTGTCCGACTGCAACATCGTGGGATTCGACATCATGGAGCTGGCGCCGATACCCGGCATGGTGGCGCCGGATTTCCTGGCGGCCAAGCTGTGCTACCGCATGATGGGCTGGCTGTGCGCGAAGCGCGAAGAGCGCTGA
- the secF gene encoding protein translocase subunit SecF, translating to MRELIKNTNIDFMGIKKYAFIFSGALVLLGLIGTVQIYRGHANLGIDLAGGTSIQMRFQKPIEMDKVRALLTGMGHGEANLQGVPGENILIIKVGAKGKEEKMVSEQVIALLKEKLPDNPVTVESIAEIGPAIGKKLRSDAILALAVSAIAIIVYLAWRFEFKFGVAAAVATFHDVAALTGIFFLLGKEMDLLFITALLTIGGYSLTDTVVVFDRIRENIRLRKKPTFSETINLSVNEVLSRTVVTSLTVFLTCVALLFLGGIVLREFALALTIGVVVGTYSSIFVASPIVAIWRGEKMVEVKR from the coding sequence ATGAGGGAACTGATCAAGAACACCAACATCGATTTCATGGGGATCAAGAAATACGCCTTCATATTTTCGGGCGCGCTGGTGCTGCTGGGGCTGATAGGAACCGTGCAGATCTACAGGGGGCATGCGAACCTGGGGATCGACCTTGCGGGCGGAACTTCCATCCAGATGAGGTTCCAGAAGCCGATCGAGATGGACAAGGTGCGGGCCCTGCTGACGGGGATGGGGCACGGCGAAGCGAACCTCCAGGGAGTGCCGGGAGAGAACATACTGATCATAAAGGTGGGAGCGAAAGGCAAGGAGGAGAAGATGGTCTCCGAGCAGGTCATCGCCCTCCTGAAGGAGAAGCTCCCGGACAACCCGGTCACCGTGGAAAGCATCGCCGAGATCGGGCCGGCCATCGGAAAGAAACTTCGCTCGGACGCGATACTCGCGCTGGCCGTGTCCGCCATCGCCATTATCGTTTACCTCGCGTGGCGGTTCGAATTCAAGTTCGGCGTGGCGGCGGCCGTCGCCACGTTCCACGACGTGGCGGCGCTTACGGGGATCTTTTTCCTGCTCGGGAAGGAGATGGACCTTCTTTTCATCACCGCGTTGCTGACGATCGGCGGGTATTCGCTTACCGACACCGTCGTCGTCTTCGACCGGATCCGCGAGAACATACGCCTGCGAAAGAAACCTACCTTTTCGGAAACCATCAACCTGAGCGTGAACGAAGTGCTGAGCCGCACCGTGGTCACCTCCCTGACGGTGTTCCTCACCTGCGTCGCCCTTCTTTTCCTCGGCGGCATCGTCCTTCGCGAATTCGCGCTTGCCCTGACGATCGGCGTGGTCGTGGGGACCTATTCCTCCATCTTCGTCGCCAGCCCCATCGTGGCGATCTGGCGCGGCGAGAAGATGGTCGAGGTCAAAAGGTAA
- the queA gene encoding tRNA preQ1(34) S-adenosylmethionine ribosyltransferase-isomerase QueA — protein MKTEVLDYSLPSELIAQVPPPRRRDARLMAVNRRTGEIAHLRFPDFPGCLRNGDLLVLNDTKVIRGRLRARKETGAAVEIFLLSRLAARNAKEETWDALARPSKRLREGMEFRVSEELSATLLRKSGAGRWEVKLYADGPVTEAVDRAGEIPLPPYIRRKAGDPRSVQDAERYQTVYAAHRGSVAAPTAGLHFDGEMLSRCESAGVSTAAVTLSIGYGTFQAIRTEEVEEHEIHPEGYRLPKETAEAVSAARERGARIVAVGTTSVRVLETCAGPDGQLAPAEGTTRLFIAPGYRFRAVDAMLTNFHLPRSSLLALVMAFGGVDLIREAYRRAVADRYRFFSYGDAMFLC, from the coding sequence CTGAAAACGGAAGTCCTCGATTACTCCCTGCCTTCGGAGTTGATCGCCCAGGTCCCGCCCCCGCGCCGCCGCGACGCTCGCCTGATGGCGGTGAATCGCCGTACGGGAGAGATCGCGCATCTTCGGTTTCCGGATTTCCCGGGTTGCCTCCGGAACGGAGATCTGCTGGTCCTGAACGATACGAAAGTGATACGGGGAAGGCTTCGGGCGCGCAAGGAGACGGGGGCGGCGGTAGAGATATTCCTTCTTTCCCGTCTCGCGGCGCGAAACGCGAAAGAGGAGACATGGGATGCGCTGGCGCGGCCGTCCAAACGCCTTCGCGAAGGGATGGAATTCCGCGTTAGCGAGGAGCTTTCGGCGACGCTGCTGCGAAAATCGGGTGCGGGCCGGTGGGAAGTGAAGCTTTACGCCGATGGGCCGGTTACGGAAGCCGTGGACCGCGCGGGAGAGATCCCGCTGCCTCCATATATCCGGAGGAAGGCGGGGGATCCTCGTTCCGTTCAGGATGCGGAACGTTATCAGACCGTGTACGCGGCGCACCGGGGCTCCGTAGCGGCGCCCACGGCGGGGTTGCATTTCGACGGGGAGATGTTGTCCCGATGCGAAAGCGCCGGGGTTTCCACCGCCGCCGTCACGCTGTCGATAGGATACGGGACGTTCCAGGCGATCCGCACGGAAGAAGTGGAGGAACACGAGATCCATCCTGAAGGCTACCGGCTGCCGAAGGAAACGGCCGAGGCGGTTTCCGCGGCGCGGGAGAGGGGCGCCAGGATCGTCGCGGTGGGAACTACATCCGTGCGTGTCCTCGAGACATGCGCCGGCCCGGACGGGCAGTTGGCGCCGGCGGAGGGGACGACCCGTTTGTTCATAGCGCCCGGGTACCGGTTTCGCGCAGTTGACGCAATGCTTACGAACTTCCATCTTCCGCGTTCCAGCCTGCTGGCGCTCGTCATGGCGTTCGGAGGCGTGGACCTGATCCGGGAGGCCTACCGGAGGGCGGTGGCGGATCGGTACCGGTTTTTCAGCTACGGCGACGCGATGTTCCTCTGTTAG
- the tgt gene encoding tRNA guanosine(34) transglycosylase Tgt, with product MPIAFDIVARDHGTAARAGTVATEHGSFQTPAFMPVGTAATVKGVWPDQLREMGYACILSNTYHLYLRPGHERIRKLGGVHRFMGWDRTLLTDSGGYQVFSLSSLRKVEDEAVTFRSHIDGSLHALSPEKAVEVQEALGSDIRMVLDECVEYPCGRREVEDAVRRTTVWAERSLAASRREDGGVFGIVQGGMFGDLRKRSAQEVCALEFPGYAIGGVSVGEGKELQREMVDFTAPLLPAEKPRYLMGVGTPGDILFAVSRGIDMFDCVLPTRNARNGMLFTSAGPVSIKQARYAEDPLPADENCRCPTCRTFSRAYLRHLYLQKEMLSSMLLTVHNLHFYSMWMDKIREAIRVGNFGEFMKESLGSGVE from the coding sequence ATGCCGATAGCTTTCGACATCGTAGCGCGCGATCACGGGACAGCAGCACGGGCCGGAACAGTGGCGACCGAACACGGGAGTTTTCAGACCCCGGCATTCATGCCGGTGGGCACGGCTGCGACTGTAAAGGGAGTGTGGCCGGACCAGCTCAGGGAGATGGGTTACGCGTGCATCCTTTCCAACACGTATCACCTGTACCTCCGCCCGGGGCACGAACGGATCCGGAAACTCGGCGGAGTCCACCGCTTCATGGGTTGGGACAGGACGCTGCTTACGGACAGCGGAGGCTACCAGGTGTTTTCGCTGAGCTCGCTCCGCAAGGTCGAGGACGAGGCGGTTACCTTCCGGTCCCATATCGACGGATCCCTGCATGCGCTGTCGCCGGAGAAGGCCGTCGAGGTGCAGGAAGCGCTCGGCTCGGATATCCGAATGGTCCTTGACGAGTGCGTGGAATATCCCTGCGGCCGCCGTGAGGTGGAGGACGCCGTTCGCCGCACAACCGTATGGGCGGAGCGCAGCCTTGCCGCGAGCCGCCGGGAAGATGGGGGGGTGTTCGGCATCGTGCAGGGGGGGATGTTCGGCGACCTTCGGAAACGGAGCGCGCAGGAAGTGTGCGCCCTGGAATTTCCCGGGTACGCCATCGGCGGGGTGAGCGTCGGCGAAGGGAAGGAGCTCCAGCGGGAGATGGTGGATTTCACCGCGCCGCTCCTGCCGGCGGAAAAGCCGCGGTACCTCATGGGCGTCGGGACGCCCGGCGATATCCTGTTCGCGGTCTCCCGCGGGATCGACATGTTCGACTGCGTGCTGCCGACCCGCAACGCCCGGAACGGGATGCTGTTCACATCGGCAGGGCCTGTCTCCATAAAGCAGGCGCGTTACGCCGAAGACCCCCTCCCGGCGGATGAAAATTGCCGCTGCCCGACCTGCCGCACCTTTTCCCGCGCCTATCTGCGGCACCTTTATCTGCAGAAGGAAATGCTCTCTTCCATGCTTCTCACGGTCCACAACCTGCACTTCTACTCCATGTGGATGGACAAGATACGAGAGGCAATTAGGGTTGGAAATTTCGGGGAATTTATGAAAGAATCACTCGGTTCAGGGGTTGAATAG
- the yajC gene encoding preprotein translocase subunit YajC, with protein MALFSGIAYAMGSKGAGGAGGGMEVLVLPLLFFGIFYLLVFRPQQKQAKKQREFLQNLKAGDRVVTSGGLHGEVKGLTDTTVTLEIADKVRVKVTRAAVTGKSQEAAAPEAKTS; from the coding sequence ATGGCATTGTTTTCGGGAATTGCATACGCGATGGGTTCCAAGGGGGCCGGGGGCGCCGGAGGGGGCATGGAAGTCCTCGTCCTCCCCTTGCTGTTCTTCGGAATATTCTATCTTCTCGTGTTCCGTCCCCAGCAGAAGCAGGCGAAGAAACAGCGTGAGTTCCTCCAGAATCTCAAGGCGGGGGACCGTGTGGTGACGAGCGGCGGACTGCACGGCGAGGTCAAGGGGCTCACGGACACAACGGTCACCCTCGAAATCGCAGACAAGGTTAGAGTAAAGGTGACCCGCGCCGCGGTGACGGGGAAGAGCCAGGAAGCGGCGGCCCCGGAGGCCAAGACGAGTTAA
- a CDS encoding arginine decarboxylase, pyruvoyl-dependent → MFVPSKVFFTKGVGRHREQLTSFELALRDAGIEKFNLVQVSSIFPPKCKIVRKEEGLKLLSPGEIVFVVMSRCQSDEPRRLIAASVGCALPSDRSVYGYLSEHHAYGQTEKVAGDYSEDLAAAMLASTLGIEFDEEKSWDEKKEVWKISGKIYKSFNITQSAIVKDEYTTVIAAAVLVI, encoded by the coding sequence ATGTTCGTACCCTCCAAGGTCTTTTTCACCAAGGGCGTCGGCCGGCACAGGGAACAGCTGACATCGTTCGAGCTCGCCCTGCGGGACGCCGGCATCGAGAAGTTCAATCTCGTGCAGGTGTCCAGCATATTCCCGCCGAAGTGCAAGATCGTCCGGAAAGAGGAAGGGCTGAAGCTCCTCTCCCCGGGCGAGATCGTATTCGTAGTCATGAGCCGGTGCCAGAGCGACGAACCCAGAAGGCTTATCGCCGCCTCGGTCGGCTGTGCGCTTCCCTCGGACCGCTCCGTGTACGGCTACCTTAGCGAGCACCATGCCTACGGTCAGACCGAGAAGGTGGCCGGCGACTACTCGGAAGACCTCGCGGCGGCCATGCTCGCCTCCACGCTGGGCATCGAGTTCGACGAGGAGAAAAGCTGGGACGAGAAGAAGGAGGTCTGGAAGATCAGCGGTAAAATATACAAGTCCTTCAACATCACGCAGTCGGCGATCGTGAAGGACGAATATACCACTGTCATCGCCGCCGCAGTCCTCGTCATCTGA
- a CDS encoding DUF2062 domain-containing protein produces MPAWRKIREKLHEALAGETDAKALAAGFAVGVFFSFTPLVSLHTVLALMVAFLFRLSKIAAAAGVWVNNPYTMPFVFYGSFRLGEWLLGRKVPLAFDRWTLDAVLKVAGPCIAPLMLGTAIVGLAASVAAYFIVYGIAVRVKSARHEQEAQQRKEVQS; encoded by the coding sequence TTGCCTGCCTGGAGGAAAATCCGGGAGAAGCTGCACGAAGCCCTTGCCGGCGAGACGGATGCGAAGGCGCTGGCGGCAGGTTTCGCGGTCGGGGTGTTCTTCAGCTTCACCCCGCTGGTATCCCTCCACACCGTCCTGGCGCTGATGGTGGCCTTCCTCTTCCGGCTCAGCAAGATCGCCGCGGCCGCGGGCGTGTGGGTGAACAACCCGTACACGATGCCTTTCGTTTTCTACGGCAGCTTCCGGCTTGGGGAATGGTTGCTCGGGAGGAAAGTCCCGCTGGCCTTCGACCGCTGGACGCTGGACGCCGTCCTCAAGGTGGCCGGACCCTGCATCGCGCCGCTGATGCTTGGAACCGCCATCGTCGGCCTTGCGGCGTCCGTCGCCGCCTATTTTATTGTCTACGGCATCGCCGTCAGGGTAAAATCTGCGCGGCACGAGCAGGAAGCGCAGCAGCGGAAGGAGGTTCAGTCGTGA
- the recJ gene encoding single-stranded-DNA-specific exonuclease RecJ: MEEQRPREWALRAPAPSLVRELSGRTGLSPTLAAIMANRGISSDGEAERFLSGTIQDLSDPFLMEDLKKAASRLVDAGTRNEPVLIYADYDADGATGATCLYLFLKEAFPSLPVRIHQNHRVQEGYGLRPEQLAAAAAGGTRIVVTVDCGISDVEAIRAAEDMGIDVIVTDHHLPGSELPAAFAVLNPKRRDCRFPEKELAGVGVVFTLVRGIQRILSCCVPSGGEGDSRTRPYLDLVAVGTVADMVPMRGDNRILVKAGLEEIRTRPRLGVSALLKVAGIEPWTVNESDLGFRIGPRLNAAGRVGESRRSSDLLATSEPDLAHRLAAELNADNSRRQREEERILRSAEEALRSGQGASTPGAIVLADPEWHLGVLGIVASKLAERHFLPTVLLRVEGEDARGSCRSIEGFHLVEALAELSHLLTRFGGHSQAAGLALPVANLPLFREGLSRIAHRDARYSPRITVDAEVRLRDISTSFMEELDRIRPFGVGNEEPVLLSRGVRVLRRNLFGAGGQHLKFEVSGDGRRFEVVAFRMAGLSVEQGDCLDILFSPQRVYFRGNRSVRLLLRDVRPHRRDAGEDSPK; encoded by the coding sequence GTGGAGGAACAACGCCCCCGTGAGTGGGCGCTCAGGGCCCCTGCCCCATCGCTCGTAAGGGAACTCTCCGGCCGGACGGGGTTGTCTCCGACTCTGGCCGCCATCATGGCCAACCGGGGAATCTCGTCCGACGGAGAAGCAGAACGCTTTCTTTCCGGCACGATTCAAGACCTTTCCGACCCATTCTTGATGGAAGACCTGAAGAAAGCGGCTTCGCGCCTTGTCGACGCCGGGACACGAAACGAGCCTGTCCTTATCTACGCCGATTACGACGCCGACGGCGCCACCGGCGCCACCTGCCTGTACCTTTTCCTGAAGGAGGCCTTTCCTTCCCTTCCCGTCCGGATCCACCAGAACCACAGGGTCCAGGAAGGGTACGGACTGCGTCCGGAACAACTCGCTGCGGCGGCGGCGGGAGGGACGCGGATCGTAGTGACTGTGGATTGCGGCATCTCCGATGTCGAGGCGATCCGGGCAGCCGAGGACATGGGGATAGACGTGATCGTCACCGACCATCATCTGCCCGGCTCCGAACTCCCCGCAGCATTCGCCGTTCTCAACCCGAAACGCCGCGACTGCCGCTTTCCCGAAAAAGAGCTCGCCGGGGTGGGGGTGGTGTTCACGCTGGTCCGCGGCATCCAGCGGATTCTTTCCTGCTGCGTCCCGTCCGGCGGCGAGGGGGATTCGCGCACACGGCCTTACCTGGATCTTGTCGCGGTGGGAACGGTAGCCGACATGGTGCCGATGCGAGGGGACAACCGCATCCTCGTGAAGGCCGGTCTCGAGGAGATACGAACGCGGCCGCGGCTTGGCGTGTCCGCCCTTCTCAAGGTGGCCGGCATCGAGCCGTGGACGGTGAACGAGTCCGACCTGGGGTTCAGGATCGGGCCGCGCCTGAACGCGGCGGGAAGGGTGGGGGAATCGCGGCGAAGCTCGGACCTTCTCGCCACTTCCGAGCCGGACCTGGCGCACCGCCTTGCCGCGGAGCTGAACGCCGACAATTCCCGGCGGCAGCGCGAAGAGGAGCGGATATTGCGGTCTGCTGAAGAAGCGCTCCGCTCGGGGCAGGGGGCTTCGACGCCGGGCGCCATCGTCCTTGCGGATCCCGAGTGGCATCTCGGCGTGCTCGGAATCGTTGCTTCCAAGCTTGCGGAGCGGCACTTCCTTCCAACCGTGCTGTTGCGTGTCGAGGGAGAGGATGCCAGGGGATCCTGCCGGAGCATCGAAGGGTTCCACCTGGTGGAGGCGCTTGCGGAGCTTTCGCACCTGCTTACCCGTTTCGGCGGGCACAGCCAGGCGGCGGGGCTGGCCCTTCCCGTCGCGAACCTGCCCTTGTTCCGCGAGGGCTTGAGCCGGATCGCCCACCGTGATGCGCGTTACTCGCCGCGCATCACGGTTGATGCGGAGGTGCGGCTGCGGGACATCTCCACTTCATTCATGGAAGAGCTCGACCGGATCCGTCCGTTCGGGGTTGGAAACGAAGAGCCGGTGCTTCTCTCACGGGGGGTCCGCGTCCTGCGCCGGAACCTGTTCGGCGCGGGAGGGCAGCATCTCAAGTTCGAGGTGTCGGGAGACGGCCGAAGATTCGAGGTTGTGGCGTTTCGCATGGCCGGGCTTTCCGTCGAGCAGGGAGACTGCCTTGACATACTGTTCTCGCCGCAGAGAGTCTACTTCCGGGGAAACAGGTCGGTCCGCCTCCTCCTCCGCGATGTCCGCCCCCATCGGCGCGACGCCGGGGAAGATTCCCCGAAATAG
- the secD gene encoding protein translocase subunit SecD, with amino-acid sequence MWKSIRWRTTLIAVLTALSIAVVLPSLTDNLPETWRKKTPKIHLGLDLQGGVFLRLAVEIDKAIENATLRYADEARAICREKGIPVLGSQKDGADGFALKLPPGDFAGRAIALLKEEMGSLDFSLGEVRPDGASVTGRMKPAEVQSIRANAVTQGVDTIRNRIDPEGVREAQVIPEGEDRIVIQLPGFKEQQRAIALVSQVALLEFKLVDDGASVDEAMKGNLPEDDQLLYQITTDRQTGKISKSPMVVKKRALLTGDKIKAAKVQFESRQGGAAVSVSFDAQGTKDFDRITAENVKRRLAIILDGTIKSAPVINERISGGEAQITGNFTAEEASDLATVLRSGSLRAPVKVIQNVTVGPSLGQDSIQKGIRAGVIGALLVVLFMVFYYRFAGLVADFALVFNILFLLAGMALLEATLTLPGIAGVILAIGMAVDSNVLIFERIREELRTKKPVRASIDAGYDKAFWTVVDSHVTTLITAMILFQFGTGPIKGFAVTLSMGVAINLFTALVCTKVVFDYLNAKRPMQALSI; translated from the coding sequence ATGTGGAAGAGCATCCGGTGGAGAACGACACTTATCGCCGTGCTTACGGCGTTATCGATCGCGGTTGTGCTGCCGAGTCTGACTGACAACCTTCCCGAGACCTGGCGCAAGAAAACTCCGAAGATCCACCTGGGGCTCGACCTCCAGGGAGGGGTCTTCCTCCGCCTTGCGGTGGAGATCGACAAGGCGATCGAGAACGCCACGCTGCGGTACGCGGACGAGGCGCGCGCGATCTGCAGGGAAAAAGGGATCCCCGTGCTGGGGTCGCAGAAGGATGGGGCGGACGGCTTCGCGCTCAAGCTACCTCCCGGGGATTTCGCAGGGAGAGCGATCGCCTTGTTGAAGGAAGAGATGGGGTCGCTCGATTTCTCGCTCGGCGAAGTGCGGCCCGACGGCGCTTCCGTCACCGGGCGTATGAAGCCGGCCGAGGTGCAGAGCATTCGCGCGAACGCCGTTACGCAGGGTGTCGATACCATCCGGAACCGTATCGATCCGGAGGGAGTTCGCGAGGCCCAGGTGATTCCCGAGGGCGAGGACCGCATCGTCATCCAGCTTCCCGGCTTCAAGGAGCAGCAGCGGGCGATCGCCCTCGTAAGCCAGGTGGCCCTGCTGGAGTTCAAACTGGTGGATGACGGCGCCAGCGTCGACGAGGCGATGAAAGGGAACCTTCCCGAAGACGATCAGCTTCTATATCAAATTACCACCGACCGCCAGACCGGCAAGATTTCCAAGTCTCCCATGGTCGTCAAGAAGCGCGCGCTTCTCACGGGAGACAAGATCAAGGCGGCGAAGGTGCAGTTCGAATCCCGGCAGGGGGGCGCGGCCGTATCCGTGTCGTTCGACGCCCAGGGAACGAAGGACTTCGACCGGATCACCGCGGAGAACGTGAAACGCCGCCTGGCGATCATCCTGGACGGGACCATCAAGTCCGCCCCGGTCATCAATGAACGGATCTCGGGCGGAGAGGCGCAGATCACGGGGAACTTCACCGCCGAGGAGGCTTCCGACCTTGCAACCGTCCTGCGCTCCGGCAGCCTGAGGGCCCCGGTCAAGGTGATCCAGAACGTCACCGTCGGACCGTCGCTGGGCCAGGACTCCATCCAGAAGGGGATCCGTGCGGGCGTCATCGGAGCGCTCCTCGTCGTCCTGTTCATGGTCTTCTACTACCGGTTCGCGGGGCTGGTGGCCGATTTCGCGCTTGTCTTCAACATCCTTTTCCTGCTGGCGGGGATGGCGCTGCTCGAGGCGACCCTCACCCTTCCGGGGATCGCCGGCGTCATCCTGGCGATCGGGATGGCCGTGGATTCCAACGTGCTGATCTTCGAGCGCATCCGCGAGGAATTACGGACGAAGAAGCCGGTGCGCGCCTCGATCGACGCGGGGTACGACAAGGCGTTCTGGACGGTGGTCGATTCCCACGTGACCACGCTGATCACCGCGATGATCCTGTTCCAGTTCGGGACCGGCCCGATCAAGGGTTTCGCCGTGACGCTCTCCATGGGCGTGGCGATCAACCTCTTCACGGCGCTCGTCTGCACCAAGGTGGTTTTCGACTACCTGAACGCGAAGCGGCCGATGCAGGCGCTGAGCATCTGA
- a CDS encoding SpoIID/LytB domain-containing protein translates to MGETARSSGSAVCAIALLLVFAAVAALLGGCAAAPSRREAPPPPPPAAGREHVPTAPPPAVSRPVLPQLRVPAIAAGRPVRVLLGEARMDIALGGESLRAWNAAGAPVAAAAGKVSLSAIGEKIRWGTEKLLDSPIDVASPSGLRVGGKQLVSRIRVTARKGNLYAVAVVPLEDYVAAVCGREAPRSFHSEALSALAVSVRTYALLAMEKPREPTHDVVAGVEDQVFDGMDEVAQPFRDAAASTRGEVLSYGGALARAVFHSTCGGRTEHAKDAWGSDIAYLRSVACDDCLDSPARKWDYRMTEKEGKRIAQALGVRAWSELKLGISDRSSTGRASRIRISSGGVSREISAAVFRRTAGYSRVKSLKMEIVPVGSGWVVSGEGYGHGVGMCQWGADGMAKRGKTYREILARYYPGTHLAGGVP, encoded by the coding sequence ATGGGGGAAACCGCACGTTCTTCGGGGAGCGCGGTTTGCGCAATCGCGCTCCTCCTTGTTTTCGCCGCCGTCGCGGCCCTGCTCGGCGGATGCGCGGCCGCACCGTCGCGGAGAGAAGCGCCGCCGCCCCCGCCTCCCGCCGCCGGGAGGGAGCATGTTCCGACGGCTCCGCCGCCCGCCGTGTCCCGACCCGTTCTTCCGCAACTGCGGGTCCCGGCGATAGCTGCCGGACGGCCGGTCCGGGTCCTCCTGGGAGAAGCGCGGATGGACATTGCGCTTGGTGGGGAATCCTTGCGCGCCTGGAACGCCGCCGGCGCTCCCGTTGCAGCAGCCGCGGGGAAGGTATCGCTTTCGGCCATAGGCGAGAAAATCCGGTGGGGGACGGAAAAGCTGCTCGACTCGCCGATCGACGTCGCGTCTCCTTCCGGCCTCCGGGTGGGAGGGAAGCAGCTCGTGTCGAGGATACGGGTGACGGCCCGCAAGGGGAACCTGTACGCCGTCGCGGTCGTGCCGCTGGAGGATTACGTGGCTGCGGTGTGCGGCAGGGAAGCCCCCCGGTCCTTCCATTCCGAAGCGCTTTCGGCCCTGGCGGTTTCGGTCCGCACATACGCGCTGCTGGCGATGGAGAAGCCGAGGGAACCCACACATGACGTGGTGGCCGGAGTGGAGGACCAGGTCTTCGACGGCATGGACGAAGTCGCACAGCCCTTCCGGGATGCGGCGGCGTCGACCCGCGGAGAAGTCCTCTCCTACGGAGGGGCGCTTGCACGCGCGGTGTTCCATTCCACCTGCGGCGGAAGGACCGAACATGCGAAGGATGCCTGGGGGTCGGACATTGCCTATCTCCGCTCCGTCGCCTGCGACGATTGCCTGGACAGCCCCGCGCGGAAATGGGACTACCGGATGACGGAGAAGGAGGGGAAAAGGATCGCACAGGCCCTCGGCGTGCGCGCCTGGAGCGAACTGAAGCTCGGGATCTCCGATCGGTCCTCCACCGGAAGGGCGAGCCGGATCCGTATCTCGTCCGGCGGAGTCTCCCGGGAAATTTCGGCGGCCGTGTTCCGCAGGACGGCGGGATATTCGCGGGTGAAAAGCCTCAAAATGGAGATCGTGCCGGTCGGAAGCGGCTGGGTGGTATCGGGCGAAGGTTACGGGCACGGCGTGGGGATGTGCCAGTGGGGCGCTGACGGCATGGCGAAGCGGGGGAAGACATACCGGGAAATCCTTGCGCGCTATTACCCCGGTACTCATCTTGCCGGAGGAGTTCCCTGA